A window from Drosophila nasuta strain 15112-1781.00 chromosome 3, ASM2355853v1, whole genome shotgun sequence encodes these proteins:
- the LOC132790612 gene encoding protein sine oculis, with protein sequence MLQHPATDFYDLAAANAAAVLTARHTPPYSPTGLGGSVVALHNNNNNNSTSNNNNNLDMLTHNGGTVGVGVVGGVSATGLHLNSSSNGGGGGGAGGGGGGGGANAAGRETLPSFGFTQEQVACVCEVLQQAGNIERLGRFLWSLPQCDKLQLNESVLKAKAVVAFHRGQYKELYRLLEHHHFSAQNHAKLQALWLKAHYVEAEKLRGRPLGAVGKYRVRRKFPLPRTIWDGEETSYCFKEKSRSVLRDWYAHNPYPSPREKRDLAEATGLTTTQVSNWFKNRRQRDRAAEHKDGSTDKQHLDSSSDSEMEGNMLSSQSAQQQQQQQQHAAAPHHSHHSQQQQQSPGSNNNNNNNSSSNGNSNSLHQQHQQHQQLQHVAADQSLQHHQQQHQQHAAAAAAAAAASKSSAAAAAAAVAASQMPPLSAAVAYSHLHSVMGAMPMYDMGEYQHL encoded by the exons atGCTTCAACATCCCGCCACAGATTTCTACGATTTGGCCGCTGCCAATGCGGCTGCAGTGCTCACCGCCCGCCACACGCCCCCTTATAGCCCCACGGGGCTGGGCGGATCGGTGGTGGCGCtgcacaataacaacaacaacaatagcacaagcaataacaataataatctcGATATGCTGACGCACAACGGCGGCACagtgggcgtgggcgtggtcGGAGGCGTCTCAGCCACTGGACTGCATCTgaatagcagcagcaatggaggcggaggaggtggtgcaggcggaggaggaggcggtggAGGCGCCAATGCAGCTGGACGCGAAACTCTGCCCAGCTTCGGCTTCACCCAAGAGCAGGTggcctgtgtgtgtgag GTTCTGCAGCAGGCGGGCAACATCGAAAGACTGGGTCGCTTCCTTTGGTCGCTGCCACAATGTGATAAACTGCAACTGAACGAGTCTGTGCTGAAGGCCAAGGCGGTCGTCGCATTCCATCGTGGTCAGTACAAGGAGTTGTACCGGCTGCTCGAACATCATCACTTCTCGGCCCAAAATCACGCCAAGCTGCAAGCTCTGTGGTTGAAAG CGCATTACGTGGAAGCCGAAAAACTGCGCGGAAGACCTTTGGGTGCCGTGGGCAAATATCGTGTTCGCCGTAAATTTCCATTGCCCCGCACAATTTGGGATGGCGAGGAGACGAGCTACTGTTTTAAG GAGAAATCGCGTTCCGTATTGAGAGACTGGTATGCGCACAATCCATATCCATCGCCCCGCGAGAAACGAGACCTGGCCGAGGCTACAGGGCTGACCACGACACAG GTCTCCAATTGGTTCAAGAATCGACGACAAAGAGATCGCGCCGCCGAGCATAAAGA CGGCTCTACGGACAAGCAACATTTGGACTCGTCCAGCGATTCGGAAATGGAGGGCAACATGCTCTCCAGTCAAAgcgcacaacagcaacaacaacagcagcaacatgctGCCGCCCCGCATCACTCGCATCactcacagcaacagcagcaatcgccaggcagcaataataacaacaacaacaacagcagcagcaatggcaacagcaatagtttgcatcagcaacatcaacagcatcagcaactgcaacacgtTGCTGCCGATCAAAGCctgcaacatcatcagcagcagcatcaacagcatgCGGCGgccgcagcggcagcagcagctgccagcaaaagcagcgctgcggcggcggcagcagcagttgctgcctCCCAAATGCCGCCGCTTTCGGCAGCGGTTGCATACTCCCATCTACACAGTGTGATGGGTGCAATGCCCATGTATGATATGGGCGAGTATCAGCACTTATGA
- the LOC132790385 gene encoding uncharacterized protein LOC132790385 → MRKTWKKPLHKRKIWTEISWTGRFVYYMQPLVEHLFDIWLQQLPFPTILKGLYTCGLLFFLLLPILYPLTVLGFYYAIFQYVGERHWDAVFPQKWDLIGAASVLWNFEITNKSYLLFLNMYLDRCRVIITAISSTVDYFRMAYCLLTN, encoded by the exons ATGCGAAAGACCTGGAAGAAGCCACTTCACAAGCGCAAAATC TGGACGGAAATATCATGGACGGGTCGCTTTGTCTATTATATGCAACCTCTGGTGGAACACTTGTTTGATATTTGGTTGCAGCAATTGCCCTTTCCAACGATCCTCAAAGGTCTTTATACGTGTGGTCTGCTCTTCTTCCTATTGCTACCGATTCTCTATCCATTGACGGTGCTGGGATTCTACTATGCCATTTTCCAGTATGTGGGTGAAAGGCATTGGGATGCTGTGTTCCCCCAGAAATGGGATTTAATCGGTGCAGCATCAGTTTTGTGGAACTTTGAGATAACAAACAAGTCGTATCTGctctttttaaatatgtacCTAGATCGATGTCGTGTTATAATAACGGCAATATCCTCCACCGTCGACTATTTTCGAATGGCATATTGCTTGCTAACGAACTGA
- the LOC132790613 gene encoding small ribosomal subunit protein uS11A, translating into MAPRKAKVQKEEVQVQLGPQVRDGEVVFGVAHIFASFNDTFVHVTDLSGRETITRVTGGMKVKADRDEASPYAAMLAAQDVAEKCKLLGITALHIKLRATGGNKTKTPGPGAQSALRALARSSMKIGRIEDVTPIPSDSTRRKGGRRGRRL; encoded by the coding sequence ATGGCTCCCCGAAAGGCGAAAGTGCAAAAGGAAGAAGTGCAGGTTCAACTGGGACCTCAAGTGCGCGATGGCGAGGTTGTTTTTGGCGTTGCCCACATCTTCGCCAGTTTCAACGACACTTTCGTGCATGTTACGGATTTGTCGGGACGTGAAACCATCACACGCGTCACTGGCGGCATGAAGGTGAAGGCAGATCGTGACGAGGCTTCTCCTTACGCCGCCATGTTGGCAGCCCAAGACGTGGCTGAGAAGTGCAAGTTACTCGGCATCACAGCGCTGCACATTAAACTGCGTGCAACTGGCGGCAACAAGACGAAGACTCCCGGACCCGGCGCTCAATCAGCGTTGCGCGCTTTGGCTCGTTCCTCCATGAAGATCGGACGCATTGAGGATGTCACGCCCATACCATCGGACTCCACACGCCGCAAGGGCGGACGTCGTGGTCGTCGActataa